A genomic window from Lycium barbarum isolate Lr01 chromosome 4, ASM1917538v2, whole genome shotgun sequence includes:
- the LOC132634694 gene encoding granule-bound starch synthase 1, chloroplastic/amyloplastic, with translation MASITASHFVSRSNVRSGATSVDAKANLSKIGLRNHSVTHNGLRAVNKVDMLQSRTKTKVTAKKFSKQGSRTETERPSGTIVCGKGMNLIFVGAEVGPWSKTGGLGDVLGGLPPALAARGHRVMTVSPRYDQYKDAWDTSVAVEIKVGDSIETVRFFHCYKRGVDRVFVDHPMFLEKVWGKTASKIYGPKVGQDYVDNELRFSFLCQAALEAPRVLNLNCSKYFSGPYGEDVLFIANDWHTALIPCYLKSMYQSKGIYLNAKVAFCIHNIAYQGRFPFSDFSLLNLPDEYRSSFDFIDGYEKPIMGRKINWMKAGILESHRVVTVSPYYAQELVSGVDKGVELDNVLRKSCITGIVNGMDTQEWNPATDKYTDVKYDITTVIDAKPLLKEALQAAVGLPVDKKIPLIGFIGRLEEQKGSDILVAAIHKFIGLDVQIIVLGTGKKKFEQEIEKLEVLYPDKAKGVAKFNVPLAHTITAGADFMLVPSRFEPCGLIQLHAMRYGTVPICASTGGLVDTVKEGYTGFHMGAFNVDCDVVDPADVLKIVTTVSRALAVYGTPAFAEMIKNCMSEELSWKEPAKKWETLLLGLGAAGSEPGVEGDEIAPLAKENVAAP, from the exons ATGGCAAGCATCACAGCTTCACACTTTGTGTCAAGATCAAATGTCCGAAGTGGAGCAACTTCAGTAGACGCCAAAGCAAACTTGTCAAAGATAGGGCTGAGGAACCATAGTGTGACGCACAATGGGTTGAGGGCTGTTAACAAGGTTGATATGCTGCAATCAAGAACTAAAACTAAGGTAACAGCCAAGAAATTCAGCAAACAGGGATCCAGAACAGAGACGGAGAGGCCATCAGGTACCATTGTTTGTGGAAAGGGGATGAACTTGATCTTTGTGGGAGCTGAGGTGGGTCCCTGGAGCAAGACTGGTGGACTAGGTGATGTTCTTGGTGGACTACCACCAGCCCTGGCA GCCCGTGGACATCGGGTAATGACAGTATCTCCCCGTTATGACCAATACAAAGATGCTTGGGATACTAGTGTTGCAGTTGAG ATCAAAGTTGGAGACAGCATTGAAACTGTTCGTTTCTTTCACTGCTATAAACGTGGGGTTGATCGTGTTTTTGTTGACCATCCAATGTTCTTGGAGAAA GTTTGGGGCAAAACTGCTTCAAAAATCTATGGCCCCAAAGTTGGACAAGATTATGTGGACAATGAACTTAGGTTCAGCTTCTTGTGTCAA GCAGCACTAGAGGCACCTAGAGTTCTGAATTTGAACTGCAGCAAATACTTCTCAGGACCATATG GAGAGGATGTTCTCTTCATTGCCAATGATTGGCACACAGCTCTCATTCCCTGCTACCTGAAGTCGATGTACCAGTCAAAAGGAATCTATCTGAATGCAAAG GTCGCTTTCTGCATCCATAACATTGCCTACCAAGGCCGGTTTCCTTTCTCAGACTTCTCTCTTCTCAATCTGCCTGATGAGTACAGGAGTTCTTTTGATTTCATTGATGG ATATGAAAAGCCTATTATGGGTAGGAAAATTAACTGGATGAAGGCTGGAATATTAGAATCACATAGGGTGGTTACTGTGAGCCCATACTATGCCCAAGAACTTGTTTCCGGTGTTGACAAGGGTGTTGAATTGGATAATGTCCTTCGTAAGTCTTGCATAACTGGGATTGTGAATGGCATGGATACACAAGAGTGGAACCCAGCAACTGACAAATACACCGATGTCAAATATGATATAACCACT GTCATAGATGCAAAGCCTTTACTGAAGGAGGCTCTTCAAGCAGCAGTTGGCTTGCCTGTTGACAAGAAGATCCCTTTGATTGGCTTCATAGGCAGACTTGAAGAGCAGAAAGGTTCAGACATTCTTGTCGCTGCAATTCACAAGTTCATCGGATTGGATGTTCAAATAATAGTCCTT GGAACTGGCAAAAAGAAGTTCGAGCAGGAGATTGAAAAACTCGAAGTGTTGTATCCTGACAAAGCTAAAGGAGTGGCAAAATTCAATGTCCCTTTGGCTCACACAATCACCGCCGGTGCTGATTTTATGTTGGTTCCAAGCAGATTTGAACCTTGTGGTCTCATTCAGTTACATGCTATGCGATATGGAACA GTGCCAATCTGTGCGTCGACTGGTGGACTTGTTGACACTGTGAAAGAAGGCTATACTGGATTCCATATGGGAGCCTTCAACGTCGAC TGCGATGTTGTTGACCCAGCTGATGTGCTAAAGATAGTAACAACAGTTTCTAGAGCTCTTGCAGTCTATGGCACCCCCGCGTTTGCTGAGATGATCAAAAACTGCATGTCAGAGGAGCTCTCCTGGAAG GAACCTGCCAAGAAATGGGAGACATTGCTATTGGGCTTAGGAGCTGCTGGCAGTGAACCCGGTGTTGAAGGGGATGAAATCGCCCCACTTGCTAAGGAAAATGTGGCCGCTCCCTAG
- the LOC132634696 gene encoding glucan endo-1,3-beta-glucosidase 11 has product MMESLTLLLACIFLSPVIVASLGINYGQIADNLPSPENVVPLVKSIGATRIKLYDADPKVLKAFANTGVEFIVSLGNEYLAKMKDPSNAQSWVKKNVQAYLPATKITCIAVGNEILTFNDSTLTDNLLPAMQSVHTALVNLKLDKQVTVTTAHSLAILETSYPPSAGAFRKDLVDCVTQIVDFHCKTGSPFLINAYPYFAYKGNPKQVSLDFVLFQPNSGIVDPESNLHYDNMLFAQIDAVHSALASVGYKNVCVQISETGWPSKGDEDEAGATAENARKYNCNLMKLISQKKGTPMKPNNDLNIFVFALFNENQKPGPGSERNYGLFKPDGSQAYPLGVPAVTLGTSNTTSATSGSPTATTPSASLPPASSSSGYLAITSDSGRSPAHCKCSLLYLVAFISLVLHLQC; this is encoded by the exons ATGATGGAATCCCTCACATTGCTACTTGCATGCATTTTTCTAAGCCCTGTTATTGTGGCTTCTCTTGGCATCAACTACGGTCAAATCGCCGACAATCTTCCCTCACCGGAAAATGTGGTACCTTTAGTCAAATCCATCGGAGCTACCAGAATCAAGCTCTACGATGCTGACCCGAAAGTCCTCAAAGCCTTTGCTAACACTGGGGTTGAGTTCATTGTCAGTCTTGGTAATGAATACCTTGCCAAGATGAAAGATCCTTCCAATGCTCAATCTTGGGTTAAAAAGAATGTCCAAGCTTACTTACCTGCTACTAAAATCACCTGCATAGCAGTTGGTAATGAAATTTTAACCTTTAATGATAGCACCCTCACCGACAATCTTCTTCCTGCTATGCAAAGTGTTCACACTGCTCTTGTGAATCTCAAATTAGACAAGCAAGTTACTGTTACTACTGCACATTCTCTTGCTATTCTTGAAACTTCGTATCCACCTTCAGCTGGAGCTTTCCGTAAGGATCTTGTGGACTGCGTTACACAGATCGTGGATTTCCATTGCAAAACTGGGTCACCTTTTTTGATTAATGCTTATCCTTATTTTGCTTACAAGGGAAATCCAAAGCAGGTCTCTCTTGATTTCGTGCTATTTCAGCCTAATTCAG GTATCGTTGATCCGGAGTCGAATCTCCACTATGACAACATGCTTTTCGCTCAGATCGATGCTGTTCACTCTGCTTTAGCTTCAGTTGGTTACAAAAACGTGTGCGTACAGATCTCAGAGACGGGGTGGCCGTCAAAGGGAGATGAGGACGAGGCGGGAGCTACAGCGGAGAATGCTAGGAAATACAACTGTAATCTCATGAAGCTTATTAGTCAGAAGAAGGGAACACCTATGAAGCCTAACAACGATTTGAACATATTCGTGTTTGCTTTGTTTAATGAGAATCAGAAGCCTGGTCCTGGCTCCGAGCGAAACTATGGCCTCTTCAAACCTGATGGCTCTCAGGCATACCCCTTAGGAGTTCCCGCAGTCACCCTCGGTACTAGTAATACCACCTCTGCTACTTCTGGATCTCCCACGGCTACTACGCCATCTGCCTCATTGCCCCCAGCAAGCTCCTCCTCCGGCTATCTAGCCATTACTTCTGATTCC GGGAGAAGTCCTGCTCACTGCAAGTGCTCGCTTCTCTACCTTGTGGCTTTTATTTCACTGGTACTCCATCTTCAATGTTGA